A region of Ovis canadensis isolate MfBH-ARS-UI-01 breed Bighorn chromosome 19, ARS-UI_OviCan_v2, whole genome shotgun sequence DNA encodes the following proteins:
- the LOC138424318 gene encoding IQ domain-containing protein F1-like isoform X2, which produces MGSKCSKTEPDNDDLEKERKRKENALMNMKVEKEKTEKPPPSKPKTSASKPKALPKKEGEEQKTIKIQAWWRGTLVRRTLLHAALRACIIQYWWRQRLEGLLEKKRLSVLEYYAREKWAVIKL; this is translated from the exons ATGGGCAGTAAATGCTCT AAGACTGAACCTGATAATGACGAtctagagaaagagaggaaaaggaag GAAAATGCACTGATGAACatgaaagtagaaaaggaaaagacagaaaaacctCCACCCTCCAAACCAAAAACTTCAGCCTCTAAACCAAAA GCCCTCCCTAAAAAGGAAGGTGAAGaacagaaaactataaagatCCAGGCCTGGTGGCGGGGCACCCTGGTGCGCAGGACACTGCTGCATGCAGCACTCAGAGCGTGTATCATTCAGTACTGGTGGAGACAGAGGCTGGAAGGGCTACTGGAGAAGAAGCGATTGTCTGTGCTGGAGTATTATGCTCGGGAAAAATGGGCAGTGATCAAGCTATAG
- the LOC138424318 gene encoding IQ domain-containing protein F3-like isoform X1 has protein sequence MGSKCSKTEPDNDDLEKERKRKLLLAKQRQIARMKAAGKIQAWWRGTLVRRTLLAAALRAWMIQCWWRTVLWRKLYKRRQNSLKIYIIQEQAAVKLQSWVRMWQCHQRYCQVCNAVCILQAPKSCFTFQTSDVSQAQYGGAFNQPEFHIEILSI, from the exons ATGGGCAGTAAATGCTCT AAGACTGAACCTGATAATGACGAtctagagaaagagaggaaaaggaag TTGCTTCTTGCAAAACAACGTCAGATAGCAAGGATGAAGGCGGCTGGGAAGATACAGGCCTGGTGGCGTGGAACCCTGGTGCGTAGGACCCTGCTGGCAGCTGCCCTCAGGGCCTGGATGATTCAGTGCTGGTGGAGAACAGTCCTGTGGAGGAAGTTGTATAAGCGACGGCAGAACTCACTGAAGATTTATATAATCCAGGAGCAGGCAGCAGTCAAGCTCCAGTCCTGGGTTCGCATGTGGCAGTGCCATCAACGTTACTGCCAAGTGTGCAACGCTGTATGCATACTACAAGCTCCAAAGAGCTGTTTCACCTTTCAGACCAGTGATGTTTCACAGGCACAATACGGGGGTGCTTTCAACCAGCCAGAGTTCCATATTGAAATCCTATCAATCTAA
- the LOC138424751 gene encoding IQ domain-containing protein F2 → MGVRFCKEGHLIQIVIEDYEEITVMRKKEQKKKRKKAKNGRRERAAKKIQAWWRGTLVRRTLLHAALSTWIIQSWWKLTMDRLLQKKRRAALIAYAHRERAVVKLQSLVRMWRIHWRYCQVLNAIYVIQHHWQYHNCQTCALLRGHCVVTATHLQFHIEIINP, encoded by the exons ATGGGGGTTCGGTTTTGT AAAGAGGGCCATTTAATTCAAATTGTCATTGAGGACTATGAAGAAATAACTGTGATGAGGAAGAAagagcagaagaagaaaagaaag AAAGctaaaaatggaagaagagaaagagcagCCAAGAAGATCCAGGCCTGGTGGCGTGGCACCCTGGTGCGCCGGACACTGTTGCATGCAGCCCTGAGCACTTGGATCATTCAGAGCTGGTGGAAACTGACGATGGACAGGCTGCTGCAGAAGAAGCGGAGGGCAGCCCTGATCGCCTATGCACACAGAGAGAGGGCGGTGGTCAAGCTCCAGTCTTTGGTTCGTATGTGGCGCATCCACTGGCGATACTGCCAAGTGCTCAATGCCATCTATGTCATCCAACACCACTGGCAGTACCACAACTGCCAGACCTGTGCTCTCCTCCGGGGCCACTGTGTAGTCACAGCCACTCACCTGCAGTTTCACATTGAGATCATTAACCCCTAA